A single Panulirus ornatus isolate Po-2019 chromosome 18, ASM3632096v1, whole genome shotgun sequence DNA region contains:
- the LOC139755105 gene encoding neprilysin-1-like translates to MELGRSRDELVTPPGTEGGGARDAWRRRTPLEKVLLAFSGVSVLACMALVGVIAAGGGGGGGASSSSPFSISPPRAAAPQMERNEHNESPKASIPLSPPVHLEGDPSEVKEATPSLKKNKKSSRLPVYHARTDEGAEFDVCSTQECILAAAAIVEAMDTTIDPCQNFYQFACGGWMDKNPLPEESSRWSQFDILDRELRNALSKILTEPVSQQDAKPVRQSKEFYAACMNEDLLESIGVTPLVNLFEEFGGWPMTVADWNENDFDWQFSVAEARRRQGADYLVSVWVFADQKNTDVTAIYVDQTSLGMARSVLTAPHNYEERIAAYKAYMAATASIMATSLGQDTSHIEAEVADVFDFEVALANITTPPEDRRDIERMYNPMTVLELSDLTAGSDLNWKQMLSTMFQSAGIPIDGSTRVIVQETGYLKKLADLLAATSPRTVANYIMWRHVKALGDETNRAMRDASFQYAMVVSGVMAAQPRWEECADKANNYLGMALGTKYVETYFSQQAKDEASVMVEDIRSAFEDLLDVNDWMDSETKPRAMEKAEAINKFIAYPDWYGNASALETFFSGLENIENRTHFINTESLRAWWSTDELAAFGKPTRRDRWFSSPTIVNAFYMPEFNSITFPAGILQPPFYRANSLQALNYGGIGQVIGHEITHGFDDEGRQNDKHGNAVPWWSNATLDAFKGRAQCIVDQYDNIRLPELDEVLPNATLNGVNTQGENIADNGGLREAVLAYQKYIDRNGEEPRLPGLEEYTPMQLLFLSNANVWCTSITTASLLNQVLTDPHSPGKFRVIVPMSNMEHFSSLWNCPVGSGMNPADKCVVW, encoded by the exons AAATGAACACAATGAATCACCGAAGGCTTCGATACCTCTTTCTCCACCAGTCCATCTGGAAGGGGACCCATCCGAAGTCAAGGAGGCGACGCCCTCactgaagaagaataagaagtcGTCGCGACTGCCCGTGTACCACGCTCGAACTGACGAGGGAGCAGAGTTCGACGTCTGCAGCACCCAAGAGTGCATCCTGGCCGCCGCTGCCATCGTGGAGGCTATGGACACGACCATAGACCCCTGCCAGAACTTCTACCAGTTCGCCTGCGGCGGCTGGATGGACAAGAACCCATTGCCGGAGGAGTCCTCAAGGTGGAGCCAGTTTGACATCCTCGATCGAGAACTGCGCAACGCCCTTAGCAAAATCCTTACCGAGCCTGTGAGCCAACAGGACGCGAAGCCAGTCAGGCAATCCAAGGAGTTCTACGCCGCGTGTATGAACGAAGACCTGCTGGAAAGTATAGGCGTTACTCCTCTGGTTAACCTATTCGAAGAGTTCGGCGGCTGGCCCATGACCGTCGCGGACTGGAACGAGAACGACTTCGACTGGCAGTTCTCCGTGGCCGAGGCGAGGAGGCGTCAGGGTGCGGATTACCTCGTGAGTGTGTGGGTATTTGCCGATCAGAAAAATACCGACGTGACGGCGATCTATGTAGACCAGACATCCCTGGGTATGGCAAGGTCAGTCCTCACGGCGCCACATAACTATGAGGAGAGGATCGCTGCCTACAAGGCCTACATGGCTGCCACAGCTTCAATCATGGCCACTTCCCTGGGGCAAGATACGAGCCATATCGAGGCGGAGGTGGCTGACGTCTTTGACTTTGAGGTGGCCCTTGCCAACATCACTACTCCAccggaggacaggagagacatcgAGCGCATGTACAACCCTATGACCGTGCTGGAACTCAGCGACCTGACTGCGGGATCGGATCTCAACTGGAAACAGATGCTGTCCACAATGTTCCAGTCCGCGGGTATCCCGATCGACGGCAGCACAAGGGTGATAGTGCAAGAGACTGGATACCTGAAGAAGCTGGCAGACCTGCTGGCAGCTACGAGCCCTCGCACTGTGGCAAACTACATCATGTGGCGTCACGTGAAGGCCCTGGGAGACGAGACCAACCGGGCCATGAGAGACGCGTCCTTCCAATACGCTATGGTAGTCAGCGGTGTGATGGCCGCCCAGCCGCGGTGGGAGGAATGCGCCGATAAGGCGAACAACTACCTGGGCATGGCTCTGGGCACGAAGTACGTCGAGACCTACTTCTCCCAACAGGCTAAGGACGAGGCCAGTGTGATGGTCGAGGACATTCGCTCAGCCTTCGAGGATTTGCTGGACGTCAATGACTGGATGGACAGCGAAACGAAACCCAGAGCCATGGAGAAAGCTGAGGCGATCAACAAATTCATCGCGTATCCTGACTGGTACGGCAACGCCTCTGCACTAGAGACCTTCTTCAGTGGCCTTGAGAATATCGAGAACAGGACGCACTTCATCAACACAGAGAGTCTGAG GGCGTGGTGGAGCACAGACGAGCTGGCGGCGTTCGGCAAGCCCACCAGGCGGGACCGATGGTTCTCGAGCCCCACCATCGTCAACGCCTTCTACATGCCCGAGTTCAACTCCATCACCTTCCCCGCCGGCATCCTACAGCCGCCCTTCTACCGCGCCAACTCCCTGCAGGCTCTCAACTACGGCGGTATCGGACAG GTGATCGGCCATGAGATAACCCACGGCTTCGACGACGAGGGCCGTCAGAACGACAAGCACGGCAACGCGGTGCCCTGGTGGAGCAACGCGACGCTGGACGCCTTCAAGGGCCGAGCGCAGTGCATCGTGGACCAGTACGACAACATCCGCCTCCCGGAGCTGGACGAAGTGCTCCCCAACGCGACGCTCAACGGCGTCAACACGCAG GGGGAGAACATCGCCGACAACGGTGGCCTGCGAGAGGCAGTGTTGGCCTACCAGAAGTACATTGACCGGAACGGGGAGGAGCCTCGCCTCCCGGGCCTGGAGGAGTACACGCCCATGCAGCTCCTGTTCCTCTCCAACGCCAACGTCTGGTGCACCTCCATCACTACCGCGAGCCTCCTCAACCAGGTGCTGACTGACCCACACTCGCCGGGCAAGTTCCGCGTCATCGTCCCCATGAGCAACATGGAGCACTTCTCCTCCCTTTGGAACTGCCCGGTCGGCTCGGGCATGAATCCTGCCgacaagtgtgtggtgtggtag